The following nucleotide sequence is from Sphingomonas telluris.
GATGTCGACGAACTTCTGGCGGAGCTCGTCATTGGTCTCGCGCTTGATCCGCCAGCGCATCGACTGCGCCGTGTTGGGGCTGTCCGCGTCGGGCGGGCCGAACATCATCAGCGACGGCCACCACCAGCGGTTGAGCGCGTCCTGCGCCATCCGCTTCTGCTCGGCCGTGCCGTTCGCCATGGCAATCATGATTTCGTAGCCCTGGCGCTGGTGGAAGCTCTCTTCCTTGCACACTCGCACCATAGCGCGGGCGTAGGGACCGTAGCTCGTCCGCTGCAGCGGCACCTGGTTCATGATCGCGGCGCCGTCGACCAGCCAGCCGATCGCGCCGATGTCCGCCCAAGTGAGCGTCGGATAGTTGAAGATGGTCGAGTACTTAGCCTTGCCGCTGTGCAGCGCCTCGATCATCTGGTCGCGGCTCGTGCCGAGCGTCTCGGCAGCGCAATAGAGGTAGAGCCCGTGTCCGGCCTCGTCCTGCACCTTGGCGAGCAGGATCGCCTTGCGCCGCAGAGACGGAGCGCGAGTGATCCAATTGCCCTCCGGAAGCATGCCGACGATTTCGCTGTGCGCATGCTGCGAGATCTGCCGCGTCAGCGTGCGGCGATAGGCCTCGGGCATCCAGTCCTTGGGCTCGATGAACTCGTCCGCCGCGACGCGCGCCTCGAAAGCTTCGAGGAGCTTGGGGTCCTCGAGGTTCTCGATCTTCGCCGTCTTCTGAAGCTCGGTCGTATACATGGCGTGCGATGTACCTCTGTCAGCCTTAACGTTCAAACATCGACAACAGCACCGCCTATGGTGCGGGAATAGCCGGTGAATTCGGCGATCGGGCGACCGTCCGCCGTTCTGACGAACACTCTCGTCACGCCACTCCGGCCAACGCGTGTGGTCTCCTCGGCTTCGGCGATCAGGGTCTCGCCTTCCTTTGCCGCATCCAGGAAGACGATGGATGCCTGAGCGGCCACGGTCCGCACGTTTCCGCCATTGCAGGCATAAGCGAACGCCGTGTCGGCCAGGCTGAACACGATCCCGCCATGCGCGATGCGATGCCCGTTCAACATGTCCTCGCGCAGCGTCATTCGGATTCGGGCGTAGCCGAGCCGGGCCTCCTCGATCTCAATGCCCCACGCCGGCCCTGTGCCTTCCGACGCGAGCATCTCATGCGCCACGCGATCGGCGAGATCGTCCGCGTCCACCTTTCCTCCCCTTGACCGGGCCGTCACCTTGCTTCTTCCCTGCCGGGAAATCGGGGAGAGCGCCATGGGCGAGTACGAGCACATCATCTTCGAACAGGAGGACGGCGTTGCGCGCATCACGCTGAACCGTCCGGACCGCCTCAACAGCTTCACCGCCGCGATGCACCAGGAAGTTCGCGACGCACTACGCGAGCATGTCGGCGACGCGCGTGTGATCGTCCTGACGGGTGCAGGTCGCGGCTTCTGCGCCGGGCAGGACCTCAACGATCGTGCGGTGACGACCGAGGAACATCCGATCGACCTCGGCATGACCGTCGAGACGTGCTGGAATCCGCTGATCCGGCGGCTGACCAGCATGCCGCAGCCGGTAATCGCGCGCGTCAACGGCGTCGCCGCCGGCGCAGGCGCCAATGTCGCGCTCGCCTGCGACATCGTCGTGGCGGCCCGGTCGGCGAAGTTCATCCAGAGCTTCTCGGCCATCGGCCTAATTCCGGACAGCGGCGGCACCTGGATCCTTCCCCGCCTCCTCGGCCATGCCCGCGCCCTCGGGCTGGCGCTGACCGGAGACCCGCTTCCGGCAGAGACGGCTGAGGAATGGGGCATGATCTGGAAGTGCGTCGACGACGAAGCTCTCGACGATGAGGTGGACGCCTTGGCGCGAAAGCTGGCATCGCTCCCGCCGCTTGGGCTGGCAGCGATCAAGGAAATGATGCGCGCGAGCTGGGGGCACACGCTCGACGAAGAACTCAATCACCAGCGCGATCGCATGCGTCGCCTTGGCTACACCGCCGACTATCGCGAAGGGGTCGCTGCTTTCCTGGAGAAACGGCAGCCGAATTTCGTCGGACGCTGATCGGTCCGATCCGGATGCGCTCCCGAATGCCAGTCAGTCGGGCGCGCGCTACTCACCGGCCATGCGGCTTCACCACATGGTCCTACTGGCCTGTCTTCTGATCGGCGTGTTTTGAGGGCCTAGCCCTCGATCACGACTTCCGTGCCGAGCTTCGTCAGCCCGTACAGCTTTTCGGCGAACTTCATCGGCATGCGAATGCAGCCGTGGCTCGCCGGATAGCCCGGGTTATTCCCGCCGTGGAACGCGATGCCGTACTCGTCGATTCGCTGCATGAAGGGCATCGGCGCGTTGCCGTACTTCTTGGAGCGGTACATCGGCCGCTTCTCCTGAATCTTCCAGAAGCCCAGCGGCGTGACCATCCCCGTCTTGGCGCTCGAGATCGACGCAGCGCCGACCAACACATCGCCGCGATAGGCGTAGGCAGTCTGAGTCACCAGATCCACGACGATCTTGGGATCGCCTTCCTTCGGCACGCTCTCGGCCCAAACGTAGTTGCCGGGCGTGAGCCAGGCGCGACCGAACGTATCGACCATCGCCTTGTGCGCTTTCTCGGAAAATCCGTTGGTCCAGCGATACGGAACCGGCTGCGGTTCCGGCTGCGCAATCACCGGCGCAACAGGTGGCGGCGGCGCCGTTTCGCAGCCCGCTAAAAGAGCGGCGCTAACCACCGCTAAACCCTTGATCAGTTTATGCATTTTTAACCCGCATCTGGCCTTCGCGGGAGGTAGGATTGCCGCAACTTTTCGGGTTGCACAAGCGCGATCAGCTTTTCCGGCTGACCGCCTCGCTGAACTTGCCTCGCAGCCAGTGTAGGAAGATGAGCATCAGCGCCGTAGCAGCCGTATCCGCGATCCAGTCGAGTGGATCGCTATCGCGGTGCAGCGAGGGCACATATTGCACCAGCTCGATGAACGCTCCGAAGAGCGACAGCCCGGTGCCGAGATAGACCGGGCTCGTCGTCGGGTAAGCGAAGGAGGCCAAGGCAGCCAGCGTCAGGAACGCTGCAATGTGCTGGACCTTGTCGGACGGCGCTCCGGGCACCTCCGGCGGGTGCGGCAGGATCGCCATGACGAATGCGAACAAGGCCGCGGCCCAGAAAGCGATGCGAAGAATCGCGAGGCGACGCTGCGGGCTCATGACCTGCGTAACTAGGGACCGCCAGCCGCGAGTTGAAGCGCGGATTCGTCGGAAGTGGATTGCGTCGCCGCATTGCTGCTCCCAATGACGGCGCGACAGAGGTGAGGCGATGAAGACCGTTCAGCTACTCAACTACGCGCTCGACAGCTGGACGCCCGGCGGAGGCCAGCTCGCGGAAATCGCCAGCGCCATCGACGGGTCGCCGGTTGCAACGACCAGCTCGGGCGGCCTGGATTTCGGCGGCATGCTCAAGCACGCCCGTGAAGTCGGCGGCCCGGCACTGCGCAAGTTGACCTTCCACGAACGCGCGCGGATGCTGAAGGCGCTCGGTCAGGCGATCATGGCGCGCAAGGAAGAGCTGTACGAGCTCAACTATTTGACCGGCGCCACGCGCAAGGACGGATGGATCGATATCGAGGGCGGCGCGGGCACGCTCTTTTCCTTCTCGTCGAAGGGCCGGCGCGAGCTTCCGGACGCGCATGTGCTGATGGATGGGGCGCTCGAGCCGCTGTCGAAGAACGGCACGTTCGTCGGCCAGCACATCTACACATCGCTGCAGGGCGCGGCGGTTCACATCAATGCCTTCAACTTTCCCGTCTGGGGCATGCTGGAAAAGCTCGCCCCTACCCTGCTTGCGGGCGTGCCGGCGATCGTGAAGCCCGCGTCGGCGACCGCTTATCTGACCGAAGCGGCGTTCCGGGTGATGATCGAGAGCGGCGTGCTGCCAACGGGCGCCGTCCAGCTGATCGTCGGAGGAGTCGGCGACCTGTTCGATCATCTGACGGGACAGGACGTCGTCAGCTTCACGGGATCGGCGTCGACGGCACTCAAGCTGCGCACGCATCCCGTGGTGATGCGCGAGTCCGTGCGCTTCATAGCCGAGCAGGACAGCCTAAACGCCTCGGTGCTTGGGCCCGACGCAGCGCCGGGCACGCCGGAATTCGACCTGTTCGTCCGCGAGGTCGCGATCGAGATGACGGTGAAGGCTGGGCAGAAGTGCACCGCGATCCGTCGCGCGATGGCCCCGGCGCAATATCTCGATGCGGTGCAGGAGGCCTTGGCAGACCGGCTTGCAAGCACAAAGGTCGGGGATCCGCGGGCCGAGGACACGCGGATGGGCGCACTCGTCAGCACCGCGCAGCGCGAAGATGTGCGCCAGAAGATCGCCGAACTCGAAGCGGCCGGCGCCCGCATCGTCGCGGGAGATCCGGCGGCCGAGCCAGCACTCGCAGGCGGCGCTTTCCTTTCACCCGTGCTGCTACGCGCCGACGATCCATGGGCGACCCAAGCCGTCCACGACGTGGAGCCGTTCGGGCCGGTGTCCACGATCATGCCCTATCGCGACATGGACGATGCGATCGCCCTTGCGAACCGCGGCAAGGGAAGCCTTGCGCTGTCGCTGTTCACGCTCTCGCCGGACGCCGCACAGGAGTTCGTGCGTGGGGCGGCCGCCTATCACGGGCGGATGCTCGTGATCGACCGGACGAACCACAAGGAATCGACGGGGCACGGTTCGCCCTTGCCCGTTCTCGTCCACGGCGGCCCAGGCCGCGCCGGCGGCGGCGAGGAGATGGGCGGCATCCGGGGCGTGAAGCACTATATGCAGCGGACGGCGATCCAGTCATCGCCGACAATGATCGCCGCGATCACCGGGCAGTACGTTCCCGGCGGTCCGAAGCACGTCATCGACGTCCACCCGTTCCGGCTGAAGATGTCCGAGCTGAACATCGGCGACACCTGGGAAACGCCGAGCCGGACGGTCAGCGTCCAGGACATCGAGCATTTCGCGGAGTTCACGGGCGACAAGTTCTACGCTCACATGGACGAGGAGGCGGCGAAGGCGTCGCCGATCTTCGAAGGCCGGGTTGCGCACGGCTATCTCATCCTGAGCTTCGCCGCAGGGCTGTTCGTCGATCCCGATCCTGGTCCCGTACTGGCCAACACCGGCCTCGAGAATTTGCGCTTTCTGACGCCGCTCTATCCGGGCGACTCCCTGCGCGTCGAACTCACGGTGCGTTCCAAGTCGATCAAGTCAGAGGAAACCGGACAGGTTCGGTGGGCCGTGGAAGTCTACAACCAGAAGGACGAACTCGTCGCGACCTACGACCTTCTGACTGAGAATGTGCCCTAACGGCCGATCCAGCCGAGCAGGTAAAGGATCAGCAGCGTTCCGAGCGCGGTAATCAGCAGGGACGACGCGCACCCGAGGCGATTGGAGAAGAAAAGAAACATGGCTGTCGAATGACGGCCGCGCCTACAGGTTCCGAACCAGCTTCGTCGCCACTGCAATCCACTGCGGATTCGTTACCACCTGCTGCCTTCCGCCTGCACCGAGCGGGAGCAGGTGTAGCTTCTCATCGTCGCGCCCGATCAGCCGGCCGAACTGGAACCGCCCGGCGGGCCGTGGAACGAGCACGTCGCGGTTCATGGCTCGCGCAAATTCATCCGCCTCGATCATCTCGCACCAGATCTCGTCTCCCGAGCGGTAGTCGCCGGTGCTCGCCGCGACGGTAATTGCCGCCTGGTCGCCCTTGGGCCGTGGAGCCATGACCACTGCGGTCTTCCGGGGCGCCGAGGCCCCGCCGGGGCCGAGCACAGCTACGACGGGCAGCTCGGCCTTGCCCGCCCCGCCAGCCACCAAATCGTTCGCGTCGACGCCGAGCGCGTCGGCGATGCGGTTGAGCCATCCGACCGATACGGTGCGCATTCCCGTTTCGAGCCGACCGATCGTCTGCGGGGTCGTGGCGGGTTTGCAGGCCTTCGCAACGTCGTCGAGCGTCATCCCCTTCGCCCGCCGCACTTCGCGAATTCGTGTGATCATGAGCCCCCCTGCGCAAAAGGCGCGAACCAATATGGTTTTTCTTCTGTCCTACAGATTCGCCGCTGTGGCAAGCCCCGCCCGACTCGGACGGGAGGACTAATTTGGCTCAGCTGCGGGACGGACGATTATTGGAAGAACGCGCGCTCGACTGCGACGAAGCCCCGAAGAGCAAGCGTGGGCGCCGCCCCTCGCGGTCGGTTACGGTCAACTTGGCGGAGTCGCCCCTGGGTTGGCTCTTCGCGCGGGGTCTCGTGACGCTTCGGCAATTCGATGCGGGCGAGCGGCTGCGGTCGGACTGGGAGCGAGCCCAGCTCGCCCCGCGCATTACCATGGCCTGGGACGCCGCTCCGATCAGCAGCCAGCGCGGAGGCGCGTCGAGGGGGATCGACGTCTCGGGCACCCAGATCGATGCGAAGCGGCGGTTCGACGAGGCAATAGCCCATGCGGGCTCCGGTCTTGCCGATATCCTCTGGCGAGTGGTCTGCTCGGGTGAAGGGATGCGTGAGGCGGAGACGGCGCTGGGATGGCCAGCGCGAGCGGGCAAGCTGGTGCTCACGCTCGCGCTGGACCGGGTCGCGGATTATTACCGCATTCGCTGAAGACTAGCGGTGGCCGCTGTGGCCCTTCTGGCCGCGCTTGCGGGCCGAAGATCCCATTTCAGTAGTACGCCCGTGCATCGCGCTCTTCTTCACATCGCGATCCTCGTTGCGGTCCCGGATGGTCGGGTCGTGCATGTTATTTCGGGCTTCGTCGCGCCCGCTGTTGCTGCGCATCATCTGTCTCCCATGCTAATGGAGAAAGAACGGGTGAGCCGGCGGACCTTTCCGCGGCTCACCGCTCACCGGGAGGCAACTCGTCATGATTATCTTCGGCTCGACGCTATCGCCCTATGTTCGCAAGACGGCCGCCTTCGCGTCGGAAAAAGGCCTGGAGTTCGAGATCAAGCCGACGGGCCTCGGCAGCCCCGATCCGGACTTCTGCGCGGCAAGCCCCTTCCGCAAGATGCCGGCGTTTCAGGACGGCGACTATCGACTCTGCGATTCGACCGCGATCTGCCACTACCTCGAGGCGAAGTATCCCGATCGCCCTCTCATTCCCGCGGAGCCGGAGGCGCGTGGTCGGACGATCTGGTACGACGAATTTGCCGACACCATCCTCGTCGCCTGCGGTGCGAAGGTCTTCTTCAACCGAATCGTCGCGCCGCGCTTCCTCGGCCAGCCGGGAGATGAAAGCGCCGCGGAGACGGCGCTGAGGGACGAACTGCCGCCGATCCTCGACTATCTGGAAAAGGTCGTTCCCGATCCCGGCGGTTACCTGGTTGGGGACGCGCTCACGCTTGCCGATCTTGCCGTGGCGAGCCCGTTTGCAAACTTCTTCCACCTCAACGTCGAGCTCGATTCGGAGCGGCATCCGCGCACGCGGGCCTATACGGAAAGCATCCTTGCCCGGCCGAGCTTCCGGCCATTCATCGAGAAGGAAGCGGCCCTGCTGGAGCGCACTGCGGCCTAACTTGGTTTAACGAGATTAAAACCGATTTAACGCGTTTTTAACGGCAAACTGACGCGGATGTGACGCCCACTACGTACTTCCCGCTGACGGTCCGGGGGACGCCCGGATCAACTTTGAGCGAAGAGACGGGAGTGGGAAAATGAGAAAATCGGTCCTCCTTTTGGGGTCGCTGTTGTTTGCCTCCAGCAACGCTTTTGCTCAGCCTCCCGTCGTCGTAACGGGCGGAACTGCGCCGTTTCAGGTCGTCAGCTATGCGGACCTGAACATTAGCTCCAAAGCCGGTCAGGACCGCCTGGTCCACCGGATCCGCTCAGCCGCCGAGGATATCTGCCTCGACAGCAGCAAGGAGCAGGTGAAGTTCGAGGCGGCACGGCGTCATTGCTATTCGACCGCACTCGACAGCGGGATGACGCAGATGAACCGCGCGATAGCCGAGAGAGCCAACGGCGCAACCTTGGCAACTGCAAGCCTGGTCATCAGCGGCAGGTGACGATCGCTCGCCGAGGGGAGGCGTGAAGCCACGCCTCCCCTCCGGCTCACTAAATATCTTTCGTTGACTGCCCGACTCGGTCGCTCCGTGTTACATGCCCCGTAAATCCAGTCGCTCGCGTGCCCTTTCCGGCTCGGCGGGAAGATAGAAATGGCAACTTTGGCAGACCTGGTCGAACTGAGACCGCGCGTGCGCTTCTGGCATCTCGAATGCCGTGGCAGCTTCGCGCTGAAGCGCGCCGACGGGCTGGATGTCGGGCCTCGGGGACGCAAGGCTCGGGCGATCATCGCCTATCTGGCGGCCCACCTCGACGAACATGTCAGCCGCGATCGACTGATCGAGCTCCTCTGGCCGGACCGGCCGGAGTCGCAAGCACGCGGCAGCCTGCGCCAGTCGTTTCTCGAGATCCGCCGGGCGGCGCCCCTGTTGATCGCGACCGACCAGCAGCACGCCTGGCTATCCAGCAGGACTGTGCAGATCCACGATCCGGAGCATCTTTCGGGAGACGAAGTGCTGTTCGGCGACCTCGACGGAATCACGCCCGAATTCGACGAGTGGCTGCGGCGTGAAAGAACGAAGCAGGGCAGCCGGGAATGGAGCGACCTTTCCCGGAAGGCCGAAGCGAAGTTGAAGCACGGAGACGAGTCCGGCGCGTTGCAATTGATCGACCGCATGGAGCAGATCGATCCCTACAATGAGGACTGGCTAAGGCTGGCCATGCGGGCGGAGTTCCAGGCCGGTCATCCGGCGGGAATCCAGACGCGATTCCGTCAGATGCGGAATGTCCTCAAGCGCGACCTGGACGTGAACGTCTCAACGCAGACCTGCGCGCTGCACGATGAGCTATTGTCGAAGCTGTCACCGGGCGGAGACCCGCAGCCGCCGTTCGGAATGGATGCGCGGGGCACGTCAATCGTCGCGGCCAGGAAGCTATTCGGTAGCATTTAAAGAAGGCGCCGCACCCAGGGCACGGGCGCGACGCCTTCACGATCGGTCGAGCGTCAGATGCTGCCGTTCGATCCGTCGATGTCGCTGTCGCCGCTATCCGAATCCTGCGCGCTCTCGTTGGACGCGCCACGGCCCTGCTCCGCGAAGCCGGATTGCGGATTGCCCTGCTGCTGCAGGCATTCGCTCGAATCCTTGCTCTGGCGTCCGACGAAACCGCTTGAGCCCTCGCCGGTTTCACCGCCGCCAAGGTCCGAAGCACCGCCGCCGAGGCCTTCCTGCTCGTCCTGGTTCAGCGTCTGCGTATCGCTGTCCTGGCTCTGGCCCGTGGCGGACTGTCCGCCGCTCTGGCCATATTCCTGCTGGCCCTGGTTGCTGAGGCCCGGCTCCTGCGAGCCGAAGTCGCCCTGCTGATCGAGCGGCTGCTGGCCGCCCTGCCCGGTCGCCT
It contains:
- a CDS encoding DUF6456 domain-containing protein; its protein translation is MRDGRLLEERALDCDEAPKSKRGRRPSRSVTVNLAESPLGWLFARGLVTLRQFDAGERLRSDWERAQLAPRITMAWDAAPISSQRGGASRGIDVSGTQIDAKRRFDEAIAHAGSGLADILWRVVCSGEGMREAETALGWPARAGKLVLTLALDRVADYYRIR
- the paaA gene encoding 1,2-phenylacetyl-CoA epoxidase subunit PaaA; the protein is MYTTELQKTAKIENLEDPKLLEAFEARVAADEFIEPKDWMPEAYRRTLTRQISQHAHSEIVGMLPEGNWITRAPSLRRKAILLAKVQDEAGHGLYLYCAAETLGTSRDQMIEALHSGKAKYSTIFNYPTLTWADIGAIGWLVDGAAIMNQVPLQRTSYGPYARAMVRVCKEESFHQRQGYEIMIAMANGTAEQKRMAQDALNRWWWPSLMMFGPPDADSPNTAQSMRWRIKRETNDELRQKFVDITVPQADFLGLTVPDADLKWNEEKGGYDFGEVDWEEFYSVVRGEGPVAKERMEARRKAWEDGAWVRDAAAAHEAKRRERKAA
- a CDS encoding AfsR/SARP family transcriptional regulator; protein product: MATLADLVELRPRVRFWHLECRGSFALKRADGLDVGPRGRKARAIIAYLAAHLDEHVSRDRLIELLWPDRPESQARGSLRQSFLEIRRAAPLLIATDQQHAWLSSRTVQIHDPEHLSGDEVLFGDLDGITPEFDEWLRRERTKQGSREWSDLSRKAEAKLKHGDESGALQLIDRMEQIDPYNEDWLRLAMRAEFQAGHPAGIQTRFRQMRNVLKRDLDVNVSTQTCALHDELLSKLSPGGDPQPPFGMDARGTSIVAARKLFGSI
- a CDS encoding UrcA family protein; the protein is MRKSVLLLGSLLFASSNAFAQPPVVVTGGTAPFQVVSYADLNISSKAGQDRLVHRIRSAAEDICLDSSKEQVKFEAARRHCYSTALDSGMTQMNRAIAERANGATLATASLVISGR
- the paaG gene encoding 2-(1,2-epoxy-1,2-dihydrophenyl)acetyl-CoA isomerase PaaG, which produces MGEYEHIIFEQEDGVARITLNRPDRLNSFTAAMHQEVRDALREHVGDARVIVLTGAGRGFCAGQDLNDRAVTTEEHPIDLGMTVETCWNPLIRRLTSMPQPVIARVNGVAAGAGANVALACDIVVAARSAKFIQSFSAIGLIPDSGGTWILPRLLGHARALGLALTGDPLPAETAEEWGMIWKCVDDEALDDEVDALARKLASLPPLGLAAIKEMMRASWGHTLDEELNHQRDRMRRLGYTADYREGVAAFLEKRQPNFVGR
- a CDS encoding L,D-transpeptidase family protein, whose translation is MHKLIKGLAVVSAALLAGCETAPPPPVAPVIAQPEPQPVPYRWTNGFSEKAHKAMVDTFGRAWLTPGNYVWAESVPKEGDPKIVVDLVTQTAYAYRGDVLVGAASISSAKTGMVTPLGFWKIQEKRPMYRSKKYGNAPMPFMQRIDEYGIAFHGGNNPGYPASHGCIRMPMKFAEKLYGLTKLGTEVVIEG
- the paaZ gene encoding phenylacetic acid degradation bifunctional protein PaaZ; its protein translation is MKTVQLLNYALDSWTPGGGQLAEIASAIDGSPVATTSSGGLDFGGMLKHAREVGGPALRKLTFHERARMLKALGQAIMARKEELYELNYLTGATRKDGWIDIEGGAGTLFSFSSKGRRELPDAHVLMDGALEPLSKNGTFVGQHIYTSLQGAAVHINAFNFPVWGMLEKLAPTLLAGVPAIVKPASATAYLTEAAFRVMIESGVLPTGAVQLIVGGVGDLFDHLTGQDVVSFTGSASTALKLRTHPVVMRESVRFIAEQDSLNASVLGPDAAPGTPEFDLFVREVAIEMTVKAGQKCTAIRRAMAPAQYLDAVQEALADRLASTKVGDPRAEDTRMGALVSTAQREDVRQKIAELEAAGARIVAGDPAAEPALAGGAFLSPVLLRADDPWATQAVHDVEPFGPVSTIMPYRDMDDAIALANRGKGSLALSLFTLSPDAAQEFVRGAAAYHGRMLVIDRTNHKESTGHGSPLPVLVHGGPGRAGGGEEMGGIRGVKHYMQRTAIQSSPTMIAAITGQYVPGGPKHVIDVHPFRLKMSELNIGDTWETPSRTVSVQDIEHFAEFTGDKFYAHMDEEAAKASPIFEGRVAHGYLILSFAAGLFVDPDPGPVLANTGLENLRFLTPLYPGDSLRVELTVRSKSIKSEETGQVRWAVEVYNQKDELVATYDLLTENVP
- a CDS encoding helix-turn-helix domain-containing protein gives rise to the protein MITRIREVRRAKGMTLDDVAKACKPATTPQTIGRLETGMRTVSVGWLNRIADALGVDANDLVAGGAGKAELPVVAVLGPGGASAPRKTAVVMAPRPKGDQAAITVAASTGDYRSGDEIWCEMIEADEFARAMNRDVLVPRPAGRFQFGRLIGRDDEKLHLLPLGAGGRQQVVTNPQWIAVATKLVRNL
- a CDS encoding glutathione S-transferase family protein — its product is MIIFGSTLSPYVRKTAAFASEKGLEFEIKPTGLGSPDPDFCAASPFRKMPAFQDGDYRLCDSTAICHYLEAKYPDRPLIPAEPEARGRTIWYDEFADTILVACGAKVFFNRIVAPRFLGQPGDESAAETALRDELPPILDYLEKVVPDPGGYLVGDALTLADLAVASPFANFFHLNVELDSERHPRTRAYTESILARPSFRPFIEKEAALLERTAA
- the paaI gene encoding hydroxyphenylacetyl-CoA thioesterase PaaI — protein: MDADDLADRVAHEMLASEGTGPAWGIEIEEARLGYARIRMTLREDMLNGHRIAHGGIVFSLADTAFAYACNGGNVRTVAAQASIVFLDAAKEGETLIAEAEETTRVGRSGVTRVFVRTADGRPIAEFTGYSRTIGGAVVDV